From Rutidosis leptorrhynchoides isolate AG116_Rl617_1_P2 chromosome 3, CSIRO_AGI_Rlap_v1, whole genome shotgun sequence, a single genomic window includes:
- the LOC139902403 gene encoding uncharacterized protein, protein MYEHCFRLLPGAVRSKLVAPSTVLSGFSGESAWPIGIIELELELVDGDNKELVRSTTVEFAVVRSYSEYNALLGRTTLQKLAAISSTVHGLIKFPTPLGIATIRSEKQDASVAAMEQEEKQPSEAEHLRSCMIIVNPRYPKQKIKIGGGLSEETKFKLRNILASNTDVFAWKEAEMTGVPREIAEHKLNTNPSLTPVRQKKRGMALERSEWLKAEVDKLVKANILREVRYQMWVANPVLVKKPDGSWRTCVDFTDINKAYAKDNYPLPEID, encoded by the coding sequence ATGTACGAACATTGTTTCCGCTTGTTGCCGGGAGCGGTGCGATCCAAGCTAGTAGCTCCTAGTACCGTATTATCAGGATTTTCTGGAGAGTCTGCATGGCCAATTGGGATCATCGAATTAGAGCTAGAGCTGGTAGATGGTGATAATAAGGAATTGGTAAGGAGTACAACAGTAGAATTTGCTGTAGTAAGGTCTTACTCGGAATATAATGCGCTCTTAGGACGCACAACCCTGCAAAAGTTAGCAGCTATCTCTTCCACAGTGCATGGCCTTATCAAATTCCCAACACCATTAGGAATCGCAACGATAAGGTCAGAAAAACAAGATGCAAGTGTTGCAGCTATGGAACAAGAAGAAAAACAGCCAAGCGAGGCAGAACATCTTCGAAGCTGCATGATTATCGTAAATCCGCGATATCCAAAACAAAAAATTAAAATCGGCGGAGGATTGTCCGAGGAAACAAAGTTTAAGCTTCGTAACATATTAGCTTCTAATACGGATGTCTTTGCATGGAAAGAAGCAGAGATGACTGGCGTACCAAGAGAAATTGCTGAGCATAAACTTAATACAAATCCAAGTCTGACACCAGTGCGACAAAAGAAACGTGGTATGGCACTGGAAAGAAGCGAATGGTTGAAGGCAGAAGTTGACAAGTTGGTCAAAGCAAACATATTACGAGAAGTAAGGTACCAAATGTGGGTAGCAAACCCAGTATTGGTAAAAAAGCCTGATGGGTCTTGGCGCACATGTGTTGACTTCACGGACATTAACAAAGCCTATGCCAAAGACAATTATCCTCTACCAGAAATAGACTGA